A genomic region of Camelus ferus isolate YT-003-E chromosome 11, BCGSAC_Cfer_1.0, whole genome shotgun sequence contains the following coding sequences:
- the LOC106729151 gene encoding ral guanine nucleotide dissociation stimulator-like isoform X1, with product MEEDGGPLHQLKQAMSSILGTWLFQYPDDFHQPPEFPCLKTIVAYVELSMPGSDLEQQAHLLLAQLEQLELPEADSDATAPAPEPAGEAPLDGEPAPALLPATAPEPEQRDALSCEAAASSPLSAVDPGPSSGPPSTLP from the exons ATGGAAGAGGACGGGGGACCCCTGCACCAGCTGAAACA GGCCATGTCCTCCATCCTGGGCACCTGGCTGTTCCAGTACCCAGACGATTTCCACCAGCCTCCAGAATTCCCATGCCTTAAGACCATTGTCGCTTACGTAGAGCTCAGCATGCCTGGCTCCGACCTGGAGCAGcaggcccacctcctcctggcaCAGCTGGAGCAACTGGAGCTCCCAGAGGCAGACAGTGATG CTACAGCACCAGCTCCAGAACCCGCTGGGGAAGCCCCTCTGGATGGAGAGCCAgctccagctctcctgcctgcAACAGCACCAGAGCCAGAGCAGAGGGACGCGCT GTCCTGTGAGGCAGCGGCCTCCTCTCCCTTGTCTGCTGTGgacccagggcccagctcagggcctcCATCAACACTGCCCTGA
- the LOC106729151 gene encoding ral guanine nucleotide dissociation stimulator-like isoform X2, with amino-acid sequence MEEDGGPLHQLKQAMSSILGTWLFQYPDDFHQPPEFPCLKTIVAYVELSMPGSDLEQQAHLLLAQLEQLELPEADSDAPAPEPAGEAPLDGEPAPALLPATAPEPEQRDALSCEAAASSPLSAVDPGPSSGPPSTLP; translated from the exons ATGGAAGAGGACGGGGGACCCCTGCACCAGCTGAAACA GGCCATGTCCTCCATCCTGGGCACCTGGCTGTTCCAGTACCCAGACGATTTCCACCAGCCTCCAGAATTCCCATGCCTTAAGACCATTGTCGCTTACGTAGAGCTCAGCATGCCTGGCTCCGACCTGGAGCAGcaggcccacctcctcctggcaCAGCTGGAGCAACTGGAGCTCCCAGAGGCAGACAGTGATG CACCAGCTCCAGAACCCGCTGGGGAAGCCCCTCTGGATGGAGAGCCAgctccagctctcctgcctgcAACAGCACCAGAGCCAGAGCAGAGGGACGCGCT GTCCTGTGAGGCAGCGGCCTCCTCTCCCTTGTCTGCTGTGgacccagggcccagctcagggcctcCATCAACACTGCCCTGA